A region of Thermogemmata fonticola DNA encodes the following proteins:
- a CDS encoding glycosyltransferase family 4 protein codes for MARITLVTDAWHPQVSGVVRTLDTTCRLLQQFGHTVDVIEPSAFFRLPAPFYPEISLAMPRSGRIARRLLRFRPDHLHIATEGPLGLLARCVARRLGWRFTTSYHTRFPEYLHTLAGIPPRLSYSYLRWFHGAAARLLVATPTLAQELQQRGFTPPVSLWSRGVDTTLFHPRPKPALPYPRPIFLYVGRISAEKGLEDFLRLPLRGSKVLVGDGPARQPWQQRYSEAVFLGYRHGRELAELYAAADLFVFPSRTDTFGNVILEALASGLPVAAYPAPGPRDLITDPRCGALHDDLQTAIQLALQRGDPAACTAYAQRYSWPNATRQFLEALVPTRGPAPGEGPAERSRNSS; via the coding sequence ATGGCCCGGATCACGCTGGTCACCGATGCCTGGCATCCTCAAGTTAGCGGTGTGGTCCGCACGCTGGACACGACCTGCCGCCTGTTGCAGCAATTCGGGCATACCGTGGATGTCATCGAGCCGTCCGCTTTTTTCCGCCTGCCGGCTCCTTTTTATCCGGAAATCTCCCTGGCTATGCCCCGGAGCGGGCGGATCGCCCGGCGGCTCTTGCGCTTTCGCCCGGACCATCTGCACATTGCCACAGAAGGTCCGCTCGGCCTTCTGGCCCGCTGCGTGGCGCGCCGCCTCGGCTGGCGCTTCACCACCTCCTATCACACACGCTTTCCCGAATATCTCCACACTCTGGCCGGCATCCCGCCGCGGCTGAGTTATAGCTATCTGCGCTGGTTTCATGGGGCCGCGGCTCGGCTTCTGGTCGCCACGCCGACGCTCGCCCAGGAGTTGCAGCAGCGCGGCTTCACTCCCCCCGTTTCTCTCTGGTCCCGCGGGGTGGATACCACGCTGTTCCATCCGCGGCCGAAGCCGGCGCTGCCGTATCCGCGCCCGATCTTTCTTTACGTGGGCCGTATCTCAGCGGAAAAGGGACTGGAAGATTTCCTGCGCCTGCCGCTGAGGGGTAGCAAGGTGCTGGTCGGCGATGGACCGGCCCGGCAGCCGTGGCAGCAGCGTTATTCCGAGGCGGTCTTTCTCGGCTATCGTCATGGCCGGGAATTGGCCGAACTTTACGCCGCCGCGGACCTCTTCGTCTTCCCCAGCCGCACGGACACTTTCGGCAACGTTATCCTGGAAGCGTTGGCCAGCGGACTACCCGTCGCCGCCTACCCCGCACCAGGACCCCGCGATCTGATCACCGACCCCCGCTGTGGCGCCCTCCACGACGACCTTCAGACGGCGATCCAACTGGCCCTCCAGCGGGGCGATCCCGCCGCCTGCACTGCCTATGCTCAACGCTACTCCTGGCCCAATGCCACGCGCCAGTTTCTCGAAGCGCTTGTCCCGACCCGCGGACCTGCACCTGGTGAGGGCCCCGCTGAACGCTCCCGGAATTCATCTTGA